One genomic region from Treponema primitia ZAS-1 encodes:
- a CDS encoding leucine-rich repeat domain-containing protein: MGLKREGFKFIAWTPDLVTGLPEYEIASTVTIGDRNVVLYAKWEEKNDPKKLAGLWKVTTKNDVAASGWFAFNGSKYGYWLGNPGTNPVPTIEYIANKGLLNGNTGNVLLNYVMDQDTLLDKDILIVIINENGRDVRYRCERDINLVWTFNPNASGATIIAYNPLRDLTEKPIIPNSLHIPAQVLGLDVTAIGARAFFQTPLVEVVFDGSTVTSIGDDAFAYCGLSTITIPNAVTLIGARAFRANKLINIIIPSSIKDFIIESGDKDTNPPTGILATTLPDGAQFFPGIGANAFADSTLPLTFDTSRNPTSTLAILDLGASPGPFSIGESAFARAGLSGTLGSPGILTIPAGVRDNETAGVPGIGVNAFDALKSGDDNSRNFLKEIIFATGSELKTIGNGAFRNNQISIITNVPASLTKIGVILPGTQIGAFEGNAFAGDFAIPNSVEEIGPNAFKSNKIAGLILGSNVKIIGEGAFSENSLSSLTVPSLIIPPSVKLIGKRAFANSILSGLVFASGVGELIIDDEAFTGNRIASLTIPAGVTKLGKGAFRNNSFYLTAIDLSAASGITEIPALAFGASTALEYVFIPNGVVSIGESAFYGCTKLKEIDIPASVTKIGQYAFFNAPLTTIIKRSGTITIFKTAANSTIETLSDNTSLEQAFGNYGAGKDSGPKLSATYIKIQSGTYTFKEDEGTPRRWIWDYSSALPPIPY, encoded by the coding sequence ATGGGTCTCAAAAGAGAGGGATTTAAGTTTATCGCCTGGACCCCGGATCTGGTTACCGGCCTTCCGGAATATGAAATAGCATCTACGGTAACCATTGGCGATCGGAATGTCGTCCTGTATGCAAAGTGGGAAGAAAAAAACGATCCCAAAAAATTGGCCGGTCTCTGGAAAGTTACAACGAAAAATGACGTTGCCGCCAGCGGCTGGTTTGCCTTCAATGGGTCTAAGTATGGTTATTGGCTGGGTAACCCGGGTACGAACCCTGTTCCTACCATAGAGTATATTGCAAACAAGGGCCTTTTAAATGGTAATACCGGAAATGTCCTGTTAAACTACGTGATGGATCAAGATACCCTGCTGGATAAGGATATTTTAATCGTTATCATAAACGAAAATGGTCGTGATGTACGTTACCGGTGTGAAAGGGATATAAATCTGGTATGGACCTTTAACCCCAACGCAAGCGGCGCCACGATTATAGCTTATAATCCCCTGAGGGACCTTACTGAAAAGCCAATCATACCCAATTCCCTGCACATACCCGCACAAGTCCTGGGACTTGATGTTACCGCTATCGGCGCCCGGGCTTTTTTTCAAACGCCCTTGGTCGAAGTTGTCTTTGACGGCAGCACCGTAACGAGCATCGGGGATGACGCCTTTGCATACTGCGGTCTGAGTACCATAACAATTCCCAACGCGGTTACCCTTATCGGCGCCCGGGCTTTTCGGGCGAATAAACTGATCAACATCATTATACCCTCGAGTATTAAGGACTTCATAATTGAGTCTGGCGATAAGGATACAAATCCTCCCACGGGGATACTTGCTACCACCCTTCCGGACGGCGCCCAGTTCTTCCCCGGCATCGGAGCAAACGCCTTTGCGGACAGTACCCTGCCCCTGACGTTTGATACAAGCAGAAATCCCACTTCAACCTTGGCGATACTGGACCTTGGCGCTTCGCCGGGCCCCTTCAGCATCGGCGAATCCGCCTTTGCCCGCGCCGGGCTATCCGGAACGCTGGGTTCACCGGGGATACTTACTATCCCCGCCGGTGTCAGGGATAATGAGACCGCGGGTGTTCCCGGTATCGGAGTAAACGCCTTTGATGCGCTTAAGTCGGGGGATGATAACAGCCGAAATTTTCTAAAGGAAATTATATTTGCCACCGGCAGTGAACTTAAAACAATCGGGAATGGAGCGTTCAGAAATAATCAAATATCCATCATCACCAATGTTCCCGCATCTCTCACAAAAATAGGCGTAATCCTCCCCGGTACGCAGATCGGGGCCTTTGAGGGGAATGCCTTTGCCGGTGATTTTGCTATTCCCAATTCGGTTGAGGAAATTGGCCCCAATGCATTCAAGAGTAACAAAATCGCGGGGTTAATCCTGGGAAGCAATGTAAAGATAATTGGGGAAGGAGCCTTCTCTGAAAATAGCTTGTCCTCACTTACAGTCCCATCCCTTATAATCCCCCCAAGCGTTAAGCTTATTGGGAAAAGAGCCTTTGCAAATAGCATATTGTCAGGGCTTGTTTTTGCAAGCGGCGTGGGTGAACTTATTATAGATGACGAAGCCTTTACCGGTAACAGAATAGCAAGCCTTACGATCCCTGCGGGGGTTACCAAGCTGGGGAAAGGGGCCTTTCGGAATAACAGTTTTTATCTGACCGCCATTGATCTTTCTGCAGCCAGCGGCATAACCGAAATACCGGCTTTAGCGTTTGGAGCATCCACTGCGTTGGAATATGTTTTTATCCCCAATGGGGTTGTATCGATTGGCGAAAGTGCATTTTATGGTTGTACCAAGCTAAAGGAGATCGATATTCCCGCGTCTGTAACGAAGATTGGGCAATATGCCTTCTTCAACGCTCCCCTCACCACGATCATAAAAAGATCCGGAACAATTACTATTTTCAAAACCGCTGCCAACAGTACAATTGAAACCCTTTCGGACAATACCTCTTTAGAACAAGCTTTTGGCAATTATGGAGCAGGCAAGGACAGCGGTCCAAAACTGTCAGCCACATATATCAAGATTCAATCCGGTACGTATACCTTTAAGGAAGATGAAGGTACCCCGAGAAGATGGATATGGGATTATAGTTCTGCTTTACCACCCATACCCTATTAA
- a CDS encoding lactate utilization protein: MATPIEVRNSKLGPKVVKALQNRRFDAWYVEDPEAAVEKAFSLIPKGDLIGWGGSFTVEALGLTKLAREKGYPVLDRDAAATPEDRLETMRQVLTCDTFLCSSNAISEDGQLVNVDGFGNRVAAMIFGPKQVILVAGMNKVVKTLEDAYTRARTIAAPRNTQRFPGKKTPCNETGSCANCNSPDSICTFIVATRLCNPPGRIKVILIGKDLGL; encoded by the coding sequence ATGGCTACTCCTATTGAAGTCCGTAACTCGAAGCTGGGCCCCAAGGTGGTTAAGGCCCTGCAGAACCGGCGTTTTGACGCATGGTACGTGGAGGATCCGGAGGCGGCGGTGGAGAAGGCCTTCTCCCTCATCCCCAAGGGCGATCTTATCGGCTGGGGCGGTTCCTTTACCGTGGAAGCCCTGGGCCTGACGAAGCTGGCCAGGGAAAAAGGCTATCCGGTCCTGGACCGGGACGCCGCGGCAACCCCGGAAGACCGGCTGGAAACTATGCGGCAGGTCCTGACCTGCGACACCTTCCTCTGCAGTTCCAATGCCATAAGCGAAGACGGCCAGCTGGTAAACGTCGACGGTTTTGGAAACCGGGTAGCGGCCATGATCTTCGGCCCCAAACAGGTAATCCTCGTGGCGGGGATGAACAAGGTGGTTAAAACCCTGGAAGACGCCTATACCAGGGCCAGGACCATCGCCGCCCCCCGGAACACCCAGCGTTTCCCCGGGAAAAAGACCCCCTGTAACGAAACCGGAAGCTGCGCCAACTGCAATTCCCCGGATTCAATTTGTACGTTTATCGTTGCCACAAGGCTCTGCAATCCCCCGGGAAGGATCAAGGTGATCCTCATCGGCAAGGATCTGGGACTGTAA